A region from the Dehalococcoides mccartyi CG5 genome encodes:
- the rpsT gene encoding 30S ribosomal protein S20 → MPNTKSAEKALRVADANRQENRRAKSQVKTSLTKVKKLVDAGSINEAETAAVSAQSNLDKAAEKGIIHPKNAARRKSRLMKKLSQAAK, encoded by the coding sequence TTGCCTAACACAAAATCTGCGGAAAAAGCTTTGCGTGTAGCAGATGCCAACCGTCAGGAGAACCGCCGGGCCAAGAGCCAGGTTAAGACCAGCTTAACCAAGGTCAAGAAACTGGTTGATGCCGGTTCTATAAACGAAGCTGAAACCGCCGCTGTATCCGCTCAGAGCAATTTAGATAAGGCTGCCGAAAAGGGTATTATCCACCCCAAAAATGCCGCCCGCCGCAAGAGCCGCCTGATGAAAAAGCTCAGCCAAGCCGCTAAGTAA